The genomic region CGCCGCTGGCCCTCAGTCCGCTGCCGGCCCGAGCCTGACCCGGCGCAGCAACTGTGCGTTGAGCGCCACCACGATGGTGGACGCCGACATCAGCAGCGCGGCAACCGCCGGGCTCAACGCCACACCGGCCCCCGCCAGCACTCCCGCTGCCAGCGGCAACGCCACCACGTTGTAGCCGGCCGCCCAGGCGAGGTTCTGCCGCATCTTCCGGTACGACGCCCGGGACAGGCGGACCACGGCACCCACCCCACGCGGGTCCGAGGACGCCAGCACCACCCCGGCGGACTCGATCGCGACGTCAGTGCCCGCACCGATGGCGATGCCCACGTCCGCACGCGCCAACGCCGGCGCATCGTTCACCCCGTCGCCGACCATCGCCACTGTCAACCCCCGCCGCTGGAGTTCGGCCACCCGGCTGTCCTTCTCCGCAGGCAGCACCTCGGCGAAAACCTCGTCGACTCCGGGCCGGAAGCCGAGTTCCGCCGCGACCGCCTCCGCCACCGGACGGGCGTCACCAGTGATCATGGCGATCGTCCGGACACCCTCGGCGCGCAGCTCGTCGATGGCCCGACGGGCCTCCGGACGTACCTCGTCGGTAAGCGCGAACGCGCCGAGCACGGTCTCCGGCAGCCGTACCAGATGCAGCACCGCCGCACCTCGCGTCGACCACCGCCCGGTCGCCTCCTCCACGTCCGCCGGAAGCGACAGTCCCCGTTCCCGCAGCAGCGCCGGCCCGCCCACCGCGTACTCCGCGCCGTCGATGGTGGCCTGCACTCCACGGCCCGGCAGCGACCGGAATCCGGCAGCCGGAGCCGGGCCGGCGCGACCGGCCGCCGACACGATCGCGCGGGCCAACGGATGTTCACTGTCGGACTCGACGCCCGCCGCGATGCGCAGCACCTCGTCCCGGTCGGTGCCCGGTGCCACCACCACGTCGGTGACCACGTGCTCGCCCCGGGTCAGGGTGCCGGTCTTGTCGAAGAGCACCGCGCCCACCGTGCGCATACGCTCCAACGCCAACCGGTCCTTGACGAGGATCCCGGACCGCGCGGCCAGCGCGGTCGACAGCGCGACGACCAGGGGGATGGCCAGCCCGAGCGCGTGCGGGCAGGCGATCACCAGGACGGTGACCGCGCGGATCACCGCCTCGTCGGGCCGGCCGAGCGCCGTCCAGACCAGCACTGTCAGCACGGCCGTGCCGGTGGCCACGTAGAACAGCGCGGCGGCGAACCGGTCGGCAAGCAGTTGCGCGCGGCCACCGGAGGCCTGCGCCTGCGCGACCATCCGCTGGATGCCGGCGAGCGCGGTCTGCTCGCCGAGCGCCTCGACGCGTACCCGGATCGCCGAGTCGGTGGCCACGGTGCCGGCCACCACCCGGTCGCCCGCCGACCGCGCGACCGGCCGCGACTCGCCGGTGATCATCGATTCGTCGAGCTCCGCGCTGCCGTCGACGATTCGACCGTCCGCCGGCACCCGACCCCCCGGGCGGACCAGCACCACGTCGTCCACCCGCAGGTCGGTCACCGGCACCGCCTCGACCTGCCCGTCCGTGGCCACCCGCTCGGCCTCGTCCGGCAGCAGCGCGGCCAGTGCCGCGAGTGCGCCCCGGGCCTGCCCGATGGCCTTCATCTCCTGCCAGTGCCCGAGCAGCATGATGGTGACCAGCGCTGCCAACTCCCACCAGAAGTCCAGGTCGAAGGCACCCACGCTGGTAGCCAGCGACGCGGTGTAGGCCACTGTGATCGCCATCGCGATCAGCAGCATCATGCCCGGCGCCCGGTCCCGCACCTCCCGGACCGCGCCCACCAGGAACGGCCAGCCACCCCACCAGAACACCACCGAGCCGAGCACCGGGCCCAGCCAGGACCGGCCGGGGAAGTCCCAGCTCAGACCCAACTGATCCGATACGAGCTGACTGGTCACCACCACCGGGATGGTGAGCACCAGGCAGACCCAGAAGCGGCGACGGAACATCGCCGGATCGTGCCCGGCGTGCTTGTCATGCCCGGCGTGCATGTTCTGCCCGGCGTGCTTGTCATGCCCGGCGTGCTTGTCATGCCCGGTGTGTGCGGCGGGGATGCCGTGCCGCTTGCGGTCGGGGTCGGGCGGTGACAGAGGCGGCATGCCTCAAACATGCCCGGCCGAGGGCTGCCGCGCGAGCGGTTCGCTTATCCGACACCCCGTCACGATCTGCCGCCCCGATACGGGCTGGATAGCATCTCCCAGGATGAGCCTCCATACGCCGCCACGCAGTCAGGCTGCGACGCCACCATGTCGTGGCGTCGCTTCCCGTCGACCGGGCCGGACGTTGACCGTCCGTGATCGGACGATCGCCGGGCGACGATCCGGCGCGCTTCCCGCGGCGTTTCCCCCGTCGACGGTGAACCGACCGCTCCGCTGACACGTACTTCGCACCGGATCGTTGGGAGTCTCGCATTGGGTTCCGACCACAGCCATTCCGCGCCACCCGCCCCGCCGCGGGTGCGACGGATCCTCGTCGCGACGGTGGTGCCGCTCTTCGTGGCCACCGTCCTCGCGGCGGTGGTGCTCTGGCCACGGGACGGGTCGCCGCAGACCGATGGCGGGGCGGACGTGCCGCGGTACCACGGCACCGTGACCCGGGTGGTTACCGAACCCTGCCCGCCGGCGCCGACACCCGAGGGCGGCCCGTCGGCCGGACCCTGCGGCACGGTGGACGTCCGCGTCGAGGACGGGCCGAACGCCGGCCAGCAGGTCCAGACCCCGATTCCCGCCGGGCCGGGCGCACCCCGGGTCGAGGTCGGCGACGACGTCATAATGGTCGAGCTGACCGACCCGACCGATCCCGCCGCCAGCAGTTGGAACATCGCCGAGCACCAGCGGGGAACGCCGCTGCTGTGGCTGGCGGTGGTCTTCGCCGCCGCGATCGTCGCGTTCGGCCGGTGGCGGGGCCTCGCCGCGCTGGCGGGGCTGGCGGCCAGCTTCGCCATCCTGCTCACCTTCGTGCTGCCGGGCATCGCCGCCGGTGGGTCACCGCTGCTGGTGGCGGTGGTCGGCGCCGCGCTCATCATGTTCGTGGTGCTCTATCTGACCCACGGGGTCACCGCACAGACCTCGGTCGCGGTCCTCGGCACCCTGGGGAGCCTGATCCTCACCGGCGTGCTCGCCACCATCGCCACGGCCGCCACCAACCTGACCGGCTTCGGCAGCGAGGACGCCACCACACTGTCGATGTTCCAGGCCGACGTGGACCTGCACGGCCTGCTGCTCGCCGGAATCATCATCGGCTCACTCGGCGTACTCGACGACGTGACTGTCACCCAGGCCGCCACCGTCACCGAGCTGGCGAACGCCAACCCGGGGCTGAGCCGGTTGCAGCTCTACCGGGCGGCCACGCGGGTCGGACGCGCCCACATCGCCTCCACGGTCAACACCATCGTCCTGGCGTACGCGGGCGCCTCGCTGCCGCTGCTGCTCCTGCTCACCGCCGACACACGACCCATCACACAGATCCTGACAAGCGAGTTCCTGGCGCAGGAGATCGTCCGCAGCGCGGTCGCCACGCTCGGCCTGATCGCCGCCGTACCGCTTACCACCGGGCTGGCCGCCCTGGTGACCGCCGCCGGGTCGACCCCGACCGGCGACGCGCCCCGGCCGCGACCGGAGCGAGCCGACGTACTGGCCGCCCTCAGCCGTCCACGCGCGGGCCGGCCCGACCCCGAGCACACCCCACCCCCATCCACCGCCACCGACCAGTGGCCAGAGCCGGACAGGAGCACGAAGACGGCATGGTGACACTCCTCAGCGTGACCAGATCGGGCCCTCGCCCCGACGACAGCAGCACTGGTCACTCAACGCCATGGCGATATGACGCTTTTGGTGGGCATCCAGGCGTAGCTCACCCGGCCGACTCTCGGGTAACCTCGCTGCCGGTTACCGATGAAGGCGCGAAGCGGCGCCTGCGGTGCCACCGCCCAATCGCCAACCGGCGAGCCGGGGACCCAGGTACCTGGGGTGAATCCGCGCCAGCGGTAGGGGCCACTTCCGTCCCGAACCCGTCAGCTAACCCGGTCGGCGGTCGACGGAAGGGAACATTGTGACGGCACCCCTACGCCGCTGGTTGACACCTGTGGTGGCCGTGATCGCCGCACTGACCGTGCTCGCCGGGCCCGTACCGGCCCATGCCGCCCCCACGACCCCCACCCCGTCCGGGCACGAGGAGGACGGCGAGCCGAAGCTGCTCAACGACGTCATCGAGCAGGCCAACCGCGACTACTCCGCGGCAAAGTCCAAGCTGGACAAATCCAAGAAGCGACAGCTGGAGTTGGCGATCGAGGTCGAGCGGGCCAGGGCCGACCTGGACGCGTTGGAACCGCAGGTCGCGCAGATCGCCGCCCAGTCGTACCGCACCGGCCGCGTCGGCGCGATGGCGATGCTGCTGGACAGCACCGCCCCCGACACCTTCGTCAAGCGGGCCGCGGCGCTCGACGAGCTCAACATGGTCAACGAGAAGAAGCTCGCCGAGGTCAACGCGGTCAAGTCCCGCGCCGAGCAGGCCAAGCTGGCCCTCGACACGGAGGTCCGCGAGCAGCAGAAGCAGACAGCCCTGATGGCCAAGCGCAAGAGCGAGGCGGACAAGGCGCTCTCCCTCGTCGGCGGCAAGGGCTTCACAGGCGGTCTCGTGGACGCCACCTCGCCGGTCGCGAGGATCGGCCCGGGTCGCACCGCCGACGGCGACTGGAAGCCGCAGTCGTGCAGCGAGGACGACCCGACCACCTCCGGCTGCGTCACACCACGCACCCTGCACGCCTACAAGGAGGTCAGGCGGGCCGGCTTCACCCGGTTCGTCGGCTGCTACCGCCCCGGCGGGCCGTGGGAGCACCCGAAGGGCCGCGCCTGCGACTGGTCGCTTCAGAAGAGCGGCTTCTCCCCGTGGCACAACGAGGACACCCGCAAGTACGGCAACAACGTCGCCGCGTTCCTCATCCGCAACGCCGACCGACTCGGCATCTACTACGTGATCTGGAACCGGCAGATCTGGTTCCCGGCGACCGGGTGGAGCTCGTACAGCGGACCGTCGAACCACACCGACCACGTCCACATGTCACTGCTCTGACGGCACGTACCGCAGACGAGGGCCGCCCCGCAGCACGCGGGGCGGCCCTCGTCGCACGTGGCGGGTCGGCGGTCCGGGTCCTGTCAGGCGGCGGCGGTCGCGGCCGGGCCGTCCTGGACGCTCGGCACGTCGAGGGTCGCGGCGCCGACCGGCACGGCGGTCACCGGACGCACCCCACCGATGGCCAGGCGGTACGACATTCCCACCACCGCGCAACGGCCCTGCTCCACCGCCTCGGCCAGTACCGGCGACTGTCCGAGCAGCGTCTCGACAGTCTGCGCGATGTGGATGTCGACGATGCCGTCGATGTCGTCCACACCCTCGGTCGTGGCGCGCCGCAGGCTGGGCAGCACCGCGTCGACCACCGCGCGCAGGTGCCCCACGGGTGCGGTGCCGGTGGTGGCCGCCTCGCGGGCCGCCTGGACGGCACCGCAGGAGTCGTGACCGAGCACCACCACCAGCGGGGTGCCGAGCACTGTCACCGCGTACTCCACGCTGCCCAGCACCTCCGGGCCCACGATGTGCCCGGCCGTACGGACCACGAAGAGGTCACCCAGGCCCCGATCGAAGATGATCTCGGCAGCCAGCCGGGAGTCGGAACAGCCGACGATCACCGCGAACGGGTGCTGCCCGTCGGCCACAGCGGCCCGGTGTTCGGCGCCCTGGTTGGGGTGGCGTGGAGCACCGCTGACGAAGCGCCGGTTACCGTCGGCCAGCTCGGCGTACGCCCGTGACGGCTCGGTGAGCGCCGGTGCCTGATCGGTGGCCCGCTGCGGACCCGGCTGCCTACCGGGCATTGCGGAAAGGCTCATCCCCGCACCTCGTCTCCATGCATTTGACCTGCTCAACCCGCACGTCGACCGGCCCGGCGGCGGGCGCTGGCTCGGGCTCCACGTTCACACGCACCAGAAGATGCGTCAAGATATGCGTGATATAGATTTCATACGTTGGCCCGGCTCGACCCGCCTGCGACAGGCGCGAGGCGAGGGCGGGCAACCGGAGAGGCGGTCCCACGATGGCGAGCACGGCGACAGCCGACGGCAGCACAGGCAGCGGCCGGAACTGGACATTCCTCACCAACCACGGGCATGTGCTGCTGTCCATCGCCCGCGATCCCACCGCTCGGCTGCGGGACGTGGCGGCCGAGGTCGGCGTCACCGAACGCGCCGCCCAGGCCATCGTCGCCGACCTAGAGGCGGGCGGTTACCTGCACCGCACGCGGGTCGGGCGCCGCAACGAGTACACCCTCAACCCGGCCGGCCGGTTCCGGCACCCCGCCGAGGCGTACCGCCAGGTCGGTGACCTGCTCGCGCTCTTCGCCGAAGCGCCAACCGAGGACGCCGCACACCAGCCGTGACCGATCCCCGCCGGGACGCTGCCCGATGCGGCACGGCGGTAATCTCTGCGGGTGCGCCAAAGCCTGCCGTCCAGCGCGACCACGGGATTACGCCGTGGCGTTCGAGCAGTCCTCAGTGGAACGCTGGTGGCCCTGCTCGGCACCGCCCTGGTGGTCCCCGCCTCCCCCGCCGTCGCGGCACCGCCCACCTGCGGCCCGGCCGGGGAGGACGGCCTGGTGGAGATCCCGTGGGGGCTGCGCCGACTGGACCCGGCGTCGGCCTGGCCCCTCTCCCGGGGCGCCGGAGTGACGGTCGCGGTGATCGACTCCGGGGTGTCCGCCATCCACCCCCTGCTCAAGGGTCAGGTCCTCGCGGGGCGCGACTTCAACGGTCTGCCCGCCAACCAGGGCCAGTGCGACCTTGTCGGTCACGGCACGATGGTGGCCGGCATCATCGCCGGCCGGGACGGCACCGGGGCACCCTTCAGCGGCATCGCCCCGGGGGCCCGCATCCTGCCGATCCGGGTCCTGCCGGATGCCAAGGGCACAAACGACGAAGCCCTACCGGGGCAGATCGCCTCGGCCATCGACTGGGCTGTCGACAACGGCGCCGACGTGATCAACCTCTCCCTGGTGACACTGCCCCGCCCCGAGCTGGCGAAGGCCGTCGAACGCGCCCTCGCCAAGCGGGTCGTGCTGGTCGCCGCAGCCGGAAACCGGCAGGAGCAGCAGGAGGACAAACCGGCCTACC from Micromonospora profundi harbors:
- a CDS encoding carbonic anhydrase; this encodes MSLSAMPGRQPGPQRATDQAPALTEPSRAYAELADGNRRFVSGAPRHPNQGAEHRAAVADGQHPFAVIVGCSDSRLAAEIIFDRGLGDLFVVRTAGHIVGPEVLGSVEYAVTVLGTPLVVVLGHDSCGAVQAAREAATTGTAPVGHLRAVVDAVLPSLRRATTEGVDDIDGIVDIHIAQTVETLLGQSPVLAEAVEQGRCAVVGMSYRLAIGGVRPVTAVPVGAATLDVPSVQDGPAATAAA
- the mycP gene encoding type VII secretion-associated serine protease mycosin; translation: MALLGTALVVPASPAVAAPPTCGPAGEDGLVEIPWGLRRLDPASAWPLSRGAGVTVAVIDSGVSAIHPLLKGQVLAGRDFNGLPANQGQCDLVGHGTMVAGIIAGRDGTGAPFSGIAPGARILPIRVLPDAKGTNDEALPGQIASAIDWAVDNGADVINLSLVTLPRPELAKAVERALAKRVVLVAAAGNRQEQQEDKPAYPAAYPGVIAVAGVDEQGGHVGTSVSGAYVDVAAPGLNIVGPAPGGAGYRAEPTGGTSFAAAYVSGVAALVRSAHPDLTPEQVAERLERTADNPPDGHNAEVGFGVVNPYRAVSSLLGTRSDPPPDALPAPDNAADPLSWQRTVALWAAVVGGLLAGLLLIARPIVARGRRRGWRPGRRPDTPVTG
- a CDS encoding heavy metal translocating P-type ATPase; this translates as MPPLSPPDPDRKRHGIPAAHTGHDKHAGHDKHAGQNMHAGHDKHAGHDPAMFRRRFWVCLVLTIPVVVTSQLVSDQLGLSWDFPGRSWLGPVLGSVVFWWGGWPFLVGAVREVRDRAPGMMLLIAMAITVAYTASLATSVGAFDLDFWWELAALVTIMLLGHWQEMKAIGQARGALAALAALLPDEAERVATDGQVEAVPVTDLRVDDVVLVRPGGRVPADGRIVDGSAELDESMITGESRPVARSAGDRVVAGTVATDSAIRVRVEALGEQTALAGIQRMVAQAQASGGRAQLLADRFAAALFYVATGTAVLTVLVWTALGRPDEAVIRAVTVLVIACPHALGLAIPLVVALSTALAARSGILVKDRLALERMRTVGAVLFDKTGTLTRGEHVVTDVVVAPGTDRDEVLRIAAGVESDSEHPLARAIVSAAGRAGPAPAAGFRSLPGRGVQATIDGAEYAVGGPALLRERGLSLPADVEEATGRWSTRGAAVLHLVRLPETVLGAFALTDEVRPEARRAIDELRAEGVRTIAMITGDARPVAEAVAAELGFRPGVDEVFAEVLPAEKDSRVAELQRRGLTVAMVGDGVNDAPALARADVGIAIGAGTDVAIESAGVVLASSDPRGVGAVVRLSRASYRKMRQNLAWAAGYNVVALPLAAGVLAGAGVALSPAVAALLMSASTIVVALNAQLLRRVRLGPAAD
- a CDS encoding YibE/F family protein, giving the protein MGSDHSHSAPPAPPRVRRILVATVVPLFVATVLAAVVLWPRDGSPQTDGGADVPRYHGTVTRVVTEPCPPAPTPEGGPSAGPCGTVDVRVEDGPNAGQQVQTPIPAGPGAPRVEVGDDVIMVELTDPTDPAASSWNIAEHQRGTPLLWLAVVFAAAIVAFGRWRGLAALAGLAASFAILLTFVLPGIAAGGSPLLVAVVGAALIMFVVLYLTHGVTAQTSVAVLGTLGSLILTGVLATIATAATNLTGFGSEDATTLSMFQADVDLHGLLLAGIIIGSLGVLDDVTVTQAATVTELANANPGLSRLQLYRAATRVGRAHIASTVNTIVLAYAGASLPLLLLLTADTRPITQILTSEFLAQEIVRSAVATLGLIAAVPLTTGLAALVTAAGSTPTGDAPRPRPERADVLAALSRPRAGRPDPEHTPPPSTATDQWPEPDRSTKTAW
- a CDS encoding coiled-coil domain-containing protein, which translates into the protein MTAPLRRWLTPVVAVIAALTVLAGPVPAHAAPTTPTPSGHEEDGEPKLLNDVIEQANRDYSAAKSKLDKSKKRQLELAIEVERARADLDALEPQVAQIAAQSYRTGRVGAMAMLLDSTAPDTFVKRAAALDELNMVNEKKLAEVNAVKSRAEQAKLALDTEVREQQKQTALMAKRKSEADKALSLVGGKGFTGGLVDATSPVARIGPGRTADGDWKPQSCSEDDPTTSGCVTPRTLHAYKEVRRAGFTRFVGCYRPGGPWEHPKGRACDWSLQKSGFSPWHNEDTRKYGNNVAAFLIRNADRLGIYYVIWNRQIWFPATGWSSYSGPSNHTDHVHMSLL
- a CDS encoding helix-turn-helix transcriptional regulator, which gives rise to MASTATADGSTGSGRNWTFLTNHGHVLLSIARDPTARLRDVAAEVGVTERAAQAIVADLEAGGYLHRTRVGRRNEYTLNPAGRFRHPAEAYRQVGDLLALFAEAPTEDAAHQP